From one Astatotilapia calliptera chromosome 10, fAstCal1.2, whole genome shotgun sequence genomic stretch:
- the abhd11 gene encoding sn-1-specific diacylglycerol lipase ABHD11: MPAHQLSLWPCGDAHAVFLLPGNGAYAAMSALCRLLQRGLLSGRPLCRLFPGQQDVSGVAPAVRSASSSSLLSPVNLTYDVFDGKGESTPLVFLHGLFGSKSNFHSIAKSLVQRTGRKVLTVDARNHGNSPHNPVLTYEAMANDLNHLLAQLHIDKCILIGHSMGGKTAMTTALTQPALVERLVVVDISPAQSSTRTNFRYYIQAMQEMKISTDIPRSTARRMAEDQLRSLVKEHSVRQFLLTNLVEQNGHYAWRVNLEAISAHLDDIMSFPNFDTGYDGPTLFLGGASSAYISSDDYPEIQRLFPNADIQYIPDASHWIHADKPLDFISSIISFLQS; this comes from the exons ATGCCCGCTCATCAGCTGTCACTGTGGCCGTGTGGAGACgcacatgctgtttttctaCTACCTGGTAACGGAGCATATGCTGCCATGAGTGCTTTGTGTCGCCTGCTTCAGAGAGGACTGCTGAGCGGCCGGCCTCTGTGTCGTTTATTCCCCGGACAGCAGGATGTTAGCGGGGTGGCTCCCGCGGTCCGGTCAGCCAGCTCATCCAG cctccTCAGTCCTGTCAACTTGACCTACGACGTCTTCGATGGGAAGGGAGAGAGCACTCCCCTGGTGTTTCTGCACGGCCTCTTTGGCAGTAAATCTAACTTCCACTCAATAGCGAAGTCCTTGGTGCAGCGCACAGGCAGAAAG GTGCTGACAGTAGATGCCCGTAACCACGGCAACAGCCCTCACAACCCCGTGCTGACCTACGAGGCGATGGCGAATGATTTGAACCACCTCCTCGCCCAGCTCCATATCGACAAGTGCATCCTGATCGGCCACAGCATGGGTGGGAAAACAGCCATGACGACCGCTCTGACGCAG cCTGCTTTAGTGGAGAGGCTGGTGGTCGTTGACATCAGTCCTGCTCAAAGCAGCACACGGACCAACTTCCGGTATTACATCCAAGCAATGCAGGAGATGAAGATCTCCACAGACATCCCTCGTTCCACTGCAAGGCGGATGGCTGAGGATCAACTGCGCAGTTTAGTGAAG GAACATTCAGTGCGTCAGTTCCTTCTCACTAACCTGGTGGAGCAGAACGGACACTACGCCTGGAGAGTCAACTTGGAGGCCATCTCAGCGCACCTTGATGACATCATGAGTTTCCCCAACTTTGACACCGGCTATGATGGACCTACTCTGTTTTTGGGTGGAGCTAGCTCTGCTTATATCAG CTCCGACGATTACCCAGAAATCCAGAGGCTGTTCCCCAACGCAGATATCCAGTACATCCCAGATGCCAGCCACTGGATTCACGCAGACAAACCCTTAGATTTCATCAGCTCCATCATCTCCTTCCTTCAATCCTAG
- the bicdl2l gene encoding bicaudal-D-related protein 2-like: MDFSQPFSVLNEKLRPRVTTSEQLYSSLNRLEDRQLGSLRNKYTYYRAMVLPREPEPNATTKTDDPEESVDETEKDYSKGNTASLLAGKNTCLINELNLNDISEDELGDDESTSQSDEKDSVGEVASEEARDSEGSGSNENTNSFQRNYLDGTLPDLLNSGKPLSRRRTLGHYSDTLKEVRREVELSRRRSIKLKAQVDKLQENREGEGWSQHKDRVTEEVLSILRLLHPLTEPESSQIEPSDGENRLDAALGQLQNVARKLAISHTKQESKPGGKVAEDSAILQQALRDRDEAIEKKKAMEAELLRSKTEMMTLNNHLLEAAQKRLELSLELEAWKEDFQLILQQQVKSQQQAEQNQKKPSRMGILRRTNRTPMQRPTTFPVAGAATPANSSNQSPTSKSAASAALAPKTPPTIGRSSNWRDKLRMGKSSRQGDQDLARGREEDDGFQVVSLD, translated from the exons ATGGATTTCAGTCAGCCTTTTTCAGTCCTCAATGAGAAGCTGAGACCTCGAGTCACCACCAGCGAGCAACTCTACTCCTCTCTGAACAGGTTGGAGGACAGACAGCTGGGCTCGCTCAGGAACAAATATACTTATTACCGAGCAATGGTTTTGCCAAGAGAACCTGAACCAAATGCCACAACAAAGACAGACGATCCAGAAGAGTCTGTAGACGAGACAGAGAAAGATTACTCTAAAGGAAACACTGCCAGTCTGCTGGCTGGTAAAAACACATGCCTCATTAACGAATTGAATTTGAACGATATCAGCGAAGATGAGCTGGGTGAcgacgaaagcacctcacagtCTGACGAGAAAGACAGCGTGGGTGAGGTGGCCTCAGAGGAAGCAAGGGACTCTGAAGGGTCAGGAtccaatgaaaacacaaactctTTCCAGAGGAACTACCTAGACGGGACCCTACCAGACCTGCTAAACAGTGGCAAGCCGCTCAGCAGACGCAGAACACTGGGACACTACTCAGACACG CTTAAAGAAGTACGGCGAGAAGTGGAGCTGTCCCGCAGACGAAGTATCAAGCTGAAGGCCCAGGTggacaaactgcaggaaaacagAGAAGGAGAGGGCTGGAGTCAACACAAAGATCGG GTCACAGAGGAAGTTTTGTCTattctgaggctgctgcaccCGCTGACAGAGCCAGAGTCCAGCCAGATCGAGCCGTCCGATGGGGAAAACCGCCTGGACGCCGCTCTGGGCCAGCTGCAGAACGTGGCCCGCAAACTGGCAATCAGCCACACCAAACAG GAGTCCAAACCTGGAGGAAAGGTGGCAGAAGACAGTGCAATTCTCCAGCAGGCGCTGCGGGACAGAGATGAGGCCATAGAAAA GAAAAAGGCGATGGAGGCCGAGCTGCTGCGGAGTAAGACGGAGATGATGACGCTGAACAACCACCTGCTGGAAGCTGCACAGAAACGTCTGGAACTGTCGCTGGAGCTCGAGGCCTGGAAG GAGGACTTTCAGCTGATCCTCCAACAGCAGGTGAAGAGTCAGCAGCAGGCAGAGCAGAACCAGAAGAAGCCCTCTCGCATGGGCATCCTGAGGAGGACGAACAGAACACCCATGCAGCGGCCGACCACCTTCCCTGTGGCTGGAGCCGCCACCCCCGCAAACAGCTCAAACCAAAGCCCCACCTCCAAGTCTGCAGCATCTGCTGCTCTGGCTCCCAAAACGCCCCCTACCATTGGCAGAAGTAGCAACTGGAGGGACAAGCTCAGGATGGGCAAGAGCAGTCGTCAAGGAGACCAGGATTTAGCGAGAGGAAGGGAAGAAGACGATGGCTTTCAGGTCGTATCGCTCGACTGA
- the sumf2 gene encoding inactive C-alpha-formylglycine-generating enzyme 2, whose amino-acid sequence MVFWMFAVFLLTGAAAEEMVNIPGGKMSMGTSAPDGRDGESPTKEVELQPFEIDRHPVTNADFRDFVRAQKYKTEAETFGWSFVFQDFVSEELKSKVTQRIESAPWWLPIERVFWRQPSGPGSGIRDRLDFPVVQVSWNDAQAFCSWKSKRLPTEEEWEWAARGGLQGRTYPWGNKFQANRTNLWQGSFPDGDTAEDGYHGISPVTAYPPQNSYGLYDMMGNTWEWTSTRFSAARPMYVLRGASWIDTVDGSANHKARITTRMGNTPDSASDNLGFRCAASDGQKGRKKKEKAEL is encoded by the exons ATGGTATTCTggatgtttgctgtgtttttactgACAGGGGCCG CCGCGGAGGAAATGGTGAACATCCCGGGAGGAAAGATGTCAATGGGAACCAGTGCACCCGATGGGAGAGACGGAGAGTCTCCCACCAAGGAGGTCGAGCTTCAGCCTTTTGAAATAGACAGACACCCCGTCACAAACGCCGATTTCAG AGACTTTGTGAGAGCCCAGAAGTACAAAACTGAAGCCGAGACGTTTGGCTGGAGTTTCGTGTTTCAGGACTTCGTGTCAGAAGAGCTGAAGAGCAAAGTCACTCAGAGAATTGAG TCTGCTCCGTGGTGGCTGCCTATAGAGCGTGTGTTTTGGAGACAG CCTTCAGGGCCTGGTTCGGGGATTCGAGATCGTCTGGACTTTCCAGTGGTTCAGGTGAGCTGGAATGACGCCCAGGCCTTCTGCAGCTGGAAAAGCAAGAGACTGCCCACGGAGGAGGAGTGGGAGTGGGCTGCACGTGGGGGGCTGCAAG GTCGGACCTACCCATGGGGAAACAAGTTCCAGGCCAACAGAACCAACCTGTGGCAG GGATCTTTCCCAGATGGAGACACTGCAGAGGATGGATACCACGGCATCTCTCCTGTTACAGCATACCCTCCCCAGAATAGCTATG GACTGTATGACATGATGGGAAATACATGGGAGTGGACATCCACACGCTTTTCAGCAGCGAGGCCGATGTACGTGCTGCGCGGTGCCTCCTGGATCGACACAGTGGACGGTTCAGCTAATCACAAGGCTCGAATCACAACCAG GATGGGCAACACTCCCGACTCTGCTTCTGACAACCTTGGATTCAGATGTGCTGCCAGTGATGGACAGAAGggcaggaagaaaaaagaaaaagcagaactaTAG
- the cct6a gene encoding T-complex protein 1 subunit zeta, with amino-acid sequence MQHENTCWSLLESDSPFESFRTRVAWTPYRRYFLLVLRWLCCAMAAVKALNPKAEVARAQAALAVNISAARGLQDVLRSNLGPKGTMKMLVSGAGDIKLTKDGNVLLHEMQIQHPTASLIAKVATAQDDITGDGTTSNVLIIGELLKQADLYISEGLHPRIIAEGFEAAKEKSLAVLEEVKVTREMDRETLINVARTSLRTKVHAELADLLTEAVVDAVLAIAKPNEPTDLYMVEIMEMKHKTDCDTQLIRGLVLDHGARHPDMKKRVEDAYILTCNVSLEYEKTEVNSGFFYKSADEREKLVAAERKFIEDRVQKIIALKNKVCPNGDKGFVVINQKGIDPFSLDALAKEGIVGLRRAKRRNMERLTLACGGIAMNSVDDLTPECLGHAGLVYEHTLGEEKYTFIEKCGNPRSVTLLVKGPNKHTLTQIKDAVRDGLRAVKNAIEDGSVVSGAGAFEVAVADALVKHKPNVKGRAQLGVQAFADALLVIPKVLAQNSGYDPQETLLKLQTEYKESGQLVGVDLSTGEPMVAGEAGVWDNYSVKKQLLHSCTVIASNILLVDEIMRAGMSSLKG; translated from the exons ATGCAGCACGAGAACACGTGTTGGAGCCTTCTGGAAAGCGACTCCCCTTTCGAGAGCTTCCGAACCCGAGTAGCGTGGACTCCCTACCGGCGATACTTTTTACTTGTACTTCGCTGGTTGTGCTGCGCTATGGCTGCCGTAAAAGCTCTAAACCCCAAAGCAGAGGTGGCCAGAGCCCAGGCCGCCCTGGCTGTTAACATTAGTGCCGCCCGGGGGCTGCAGGATGTGCTGAGAAGCAACCTGGGACCGAAGGGGACCATGAAAAT GCTGGTGTCTGGTGCAGGAGACATAAAGTTGACCAAAGATGGCAACGTCCTGCTACACGAGATG CAAATTCAGCACCCTACAGCATCGCTGATTGCCAAGGTTGCCACTGCACAGGATGACATCACAGGAGATGGTACCACCTCCAACGTCCTCATCATTGGTGAACTGCTGAAGCAGGCTGACCTTTACATTTCAGAG GGTCTTCATCCAAGAATCATTGCCGAGGGCTTTGAGGCAGCAAAAGAGAAATCTTTGGCTGTTCTTGAGGAAGTAAAGGTGACTCGGGAAATGGATAGAGAGACCCTCATTAACGTCGCACGCACCTCCCTCAGAACCAAGGTCCACGCAGAGCTGGCAGACCTGCTCACTGAG GCTGTAGTAGATGCTGTGCTCGCCATCGCTAAACCCAATGAACCCACTGACTTGTATATGGTGGAAATCATGGAGATGAAGCACAAGACCGACTGTGATACACA GCTGATCAGAGGTCTGGTGTTGGACCACGGCGCCCGGCACCCAGACATGAAGAAGAGGGTGGAGGATGCTTACATACTGACGTGCAACGTCTCTTTGGAGTACGAGAAGACCGAGGTCAACTCTGGCTTCTTCTACAAGAGCGCTGATGAGAGGGAGAAGCTCGTGGCTGCAGAAAGGAAGTTCATCGAGGACCGCGTGCAGAAGATTATCGCCTTGAAAAACAAAGTGTGTCCCAATGGGGACAAGGGCTTTGTCGTCATTAACCAGAAG ggtaTTGACCCATTCTCCCTGGACGCCCTAGCCAAAGAGGGCATTGTTGGGTTGCGGAGGGCAAAGAGGAGGAACATGGAGAg GCTCACCCTCGCTTGCGGTGGCATCGCCATGAACTCAGTTGATGACCTCACACCTGAATGCTTGGGACATGCTGGCCTGGTTTATGAACACACACTG GGAGAGGAGAAGTACACGTTCATCGAGAAGTGTGGAAACCCTCGCTCAGTTACCCTGCTGGTGAAGGGACCCAACAAACACACCCTCACACAGATCAAAGATGCCGTAAGGGACGGTCTGCGGGCAGTAAAGAACGCTATTGAAGATG gTAGTGTAGTCTCCGGTGCAGGTGCCTTTGAAGTTGCTGTGGCAGACGCTCTGGTAAAACACAAGCCCAATGTGAAAGGCAGAGCCCAGCTGGGAGTCCAGGCATTTGCAGATGCTCTCCTAGTCATCCCTAAG GTTCTGGCCCAGAACTCTGGCTACGACCCACAGGAGACCCTGCTGAAGCTGCAGACAGAGTACAAAGAGTCTGGCCAGCTAGTTGGAGTAGACCTCAGCACAG GAGAACCAATGGTGGCAGGAGAAGCAGGCGTATGGGATAATTACAGTGTCAAGAAACAGCTTCTTCACTCATG CACGGTGATCGCAAGCAACATCTTGTTGGTGGATGAGATCATGCGAGCTGGAATGTCTTCTCTCAAAGGTTAA